One Helianthus annuus cultivar XRQ/B chromosome 7, HanXRQr2.0-SUNRISE, whole genome shotgun sequence genomic region harbors:
- the LOC118480232 gene encoding uncharacterized protein LOC118480232: MFVYAWTDKCRNFGQRTTNRVESQHANLKRHITRGSSLERIARCVIDIVETQYDEIEKSFTESIEKMMNHHRHPLLDNLRGKVSYEALDLLAKELMRKLEVLRKLNASCGCHMWLSCGLPCACRLENYKRTGRMIQLDDIDVFWRKLDLLPCKLVDEEVDIVAELNNVRQHLEAQSPIQQKSMLSKIKAVFTPKSSTKKPPIVQQNTHGRPTSKKVQERLDEAARLDEAARYSSYGDDNNVYTASPKHRYDLPRHSSYVPLEGSRGTGSVVKSEKPKIQRNSSTSSIKKETWDDQGFPLMKGDEHLLSIKRFKNQIPSAFHSYISRIQDVTPDGHCGYRFVAVGLGFT, from the exons ATGTTCGTTTATGCGTGGACCGATAAGTGTCGCAACTTTGGTCAGCGCACCAccaacagagttgagagccagcACGCAAATTTAAAAAGACACATTACGCGCGGGAGTTCATTGGAGCGAATAGCAAGATGCGTCATTGATATAGTTGAAACTCAGTATGATGAAATAGAAAAAAGTTTCACCGAGAGCATCGAAAAAATGATGAACCACCACAGACACCCGCTGTTGGACAACCTACGTGGAAAGGTTTCCTATGAAGCACTTGATTTGCTGGCAAAAGAGCTAATGAGGAAGCTGGAGGTGTTGCGGAAACTTAACGCATCATGTGGTTGCCATATGTGGCTTAGCTGTGGATTGCCGTGTGCTTGTAGGCTGGAAAACTACAAACGTACAG GGCGTATGATACAACTCGACGACATAGATGTATTCTGGCGTAAGCTTGACTTGCTCCCGTGTAAATTGGTAGACGAGGAAGTCGATATTGTAGCAGAACTCAATAATGTGCGGCAACATTTAGAGGCGCAGTCCCCCATTCAGCAAAAGAGTATGCTTTCAAAGATAAAAGCGGTCTTCACCCCGAAATCGTCAACCAAGAAACCACCGATCGTCCAGCAAAATACTCACGGTCGGCCTACATCAAAGAAAGTACAAGAAAGGCTAGATGAAGCTGCGAGGTTAGACGAAGCTGCGAGATACAGCTCCTATGGCGATGACAACAACGTATATACCGCTTCCCCCAAACATAGGTACGATTTACCCCGACACAGCTCATACGTACCGTTAGAGGGCTCTCGTGGAACTGGTTCGGTTGTAaagtctgaaaaacctaaaatacAGCGAAACAGTTCAACGAGTTCTATAAAGAAGGAGACATGGGATGATCAGGGTTTTCCATTAATGAAGGGGGACGAGCACTTGTTAAGCATTAAGAGGTTTAAGAATCAAATTCCATCAGCGTTTCACTCTTACATATCGCGTATACAAGATGTGACCCCAGACGGTCATTGTGGGTACAGGTTTGTGGCTGTCGGGTTAGGTTTTACGTAA